The Nymphaea colorata isolate Beijing-Zhang1983 unplaced genomic scaffold, ASM883128v2 scaffold0567, whole genome shotgun sequence genomic interval cccaacccaaccccaaccccaaccccaaccccaaccccaaccccaaccccaaccccaaccccaaccccaaccccaaccccaaccccaaccccaaccccaaccccaaccccaaccccataatttttaattgaaatgtACACCACATTTTGATTATGAATAATATTGATATGGTATTAATATACGCTATTAGACTATTTCCTTAATAATAATTTATGAAGTTTTTCATCTAGTCTTCTTAGAAAAGAGAGCCCAACAAGGGACCACACATGTGCATCTGCAATCGCAGATTCCCCGATCGTGAATCCACCCTCGCCCATGCCTGGAGGGAACATGGAATAACAGAATCAAGGGGCTTCACGTATGTCGTCCAATCTCAAGATGGGTACTACAAGTTGAGATCCACCGACCAGGACCACCAAGGTGAGATGAAGCCTGAACCAACTGAAGAAACCAAGGAAGAAGCCAAGAAATTGAAGGCCAACGACCAGAGAAGGAGAGGACATTCAGACATCCTGCCAGCCTGCAAAAGAAGAGAGCTTTCCTCTGATAACCCACCAGTAGGACCTCGGCTACAAGAACAGCCCATACAGGAAACGATCCCCTCGCATCTGAGCTTCCAAACGTCCCTccatgaagagaagaaaggggGGGAGGAAATAGACTAGtaggaagaagaggaagtagCGATGGAGCCAGAGGCATACTAGCCAGCGGCGCAAAGGAGGAGGCGGGGGCGACCGAAGCAGTCGCAACCCCAAGCGCACAAGAGGAGGGCCGATAAGATGGCATCAGAGTTCGTGGTGAAGATGTTCTCAACCAACCTGACAAAATATGCGAACCCTCACACGCTGGACTTCACGTAGTGCCTTCGTCCCAAATATGCCACAAAGATGAGTCGGCAAATCGCCAAATACGTTTCTGAATGGAGGATCCAAGGTTAATACTGCATCCTAAGCCAGCAGCATTTCGACCAGATCAGGGACAGGATGATCGTCATGCATACGATAATCCTATGCTAGTAGTCCTACCGCGTTTGGAAACAGGTCCTACAGATCCCAAGCACAGAATATGTGCCATTTTTCAACCATTTCATCACTGAGTTCCTCCCCAACATGGCCATTCAAGACGATTTCAGGAAATGGATCAAAAACAACAAAGCGCAGGTGCTCACTGACAAGCTGAGAGTCCTGTAAGAAGTCAACATATTCCTGAGATGGTGGAGGAAGGACGATATCACCTCCAATAGCATCAGAAACAACATAAAGTTTGACTTTTCTGATTTGATCAAAACCGAAGCCATCAGATGCCCAGCTAAGACAATCAGAACGTTGCAGAAGGAGAAAGAGCCTAAGAGGATGgaacaaaagggaaagaaagagccTAAGAGGATGgaacaaaagggaaagaaagagccTGAGAGGATGGAGGATAGGGGAAAGAAAGAGCCTGAGAGGATGGAGGAGAGGGGAAAGAAAGAGCCTGAGAGGATGGAGGAGAGGGGAAAGAAAGAGCCTGAGAGGATGGAGGAGAGGGGAAAGAAAGAGCCTGAGAGGATGGAGGAGAGGGGAAAGAAAGAGCCTGAGAGGATGGAGGCGCAGATTAAGATgattgagaagagagagaaagagcctaTCAATATGAACCATCAAGAGAAGGTGAAGATGGAGCCAAGGAAAAAGACTGTCGTGGTGGAAGAGGAGCCAAGGTGGGATTGGATGAACTGGAAGAAGATTTAGCCTGTGGAAAAAGTGGAGAAAATGGAGAAGATGGAGAAGCTACAGCATGTGGAAAAGTTGCAACATTTGGAGAAGCCGCAGCGTGTGGAGAAGCCCCAACGTGTGGAGATGGATGTGGAGAAGGTGGAGAAGGCTGAGCGGGTGGAGAAGATCGATGATGAGTGATGGTTTGATATGATAGTGGTTGATATATTATGCTCATCAAGCCTTGGAGTAGAGTGCCTTATCGAAGAGAGTCGGTCCGTCCGATTTAAGGCCCTTCGTGATGGCATCACTGAGTCTCCTCGAGCTCTCCCGCATCTGCTATATCGTGAAGGGATCATCGCTCTGGAAGTACTTGGCGGGTCCTGAAACCTTTCCTGTCTGGTTATAGGCGAAGCGGTAGTGGCCGGGTCCTGAAACCTTGTCGTCGATTTCTATGGAGCCGTCGATGAGGATGATGTGGGTGTGCTCCAGGGTGTGGGTGCTGCCCTTGGGAACCTTGCAGAAGTCCACTTTCTCGCGAATGTGCGCCCAAATGTCAGGAGGGATGTAGGGGATGTCGATTTCCTTGGTGAGCTGCACGATCACTGGCAACATCTATCGGTATATTTGAGTCTCAAAGCTTTAGTTTTTGGTCATTAGCTCCTTGATGCGGATCAGCGGGAAACCGTGCAGGCAAGCCATCGAAGTAGCTGTAGCAGAGTATTCCACTTCGTTGCGATGCGCAATGTAGAGCTCACTGAGTCCGAGGAACTCCTTGGCCTTTAGGTTCCTCTTGTGGTAGACCGAATTGGGGAATTTCCACTCCTCATGCACTTCTCCCTTGGCCACGTAGAAGATATACCGCATGCGTTCGTAGCTGCGAACAATGGGTTCGTCTTTTTGGATGAGTCTTTCGACGCGTTCGGCCATGAGGGATTCTAGGTCGGCTGGATCGAGAAGCTGGAAGAGGGAATGGGTGGCGAGGAGGTCGGCGGGCGGGAGTTACTCGATGGCGAAGTTGTCGTTTTCGATCTGGCTGATGTTGTTTTCGATTGTGATGCGCATCTGGAAGTAAAACAGCTCGTCAACTCTGCCCTGTTTGTGGTTCTTCTACAATAGCTACAGTTGGTAGTTGAGCAGAGCGATGGAGATCTTGTTGGTTTGGATCTTCTTCATTATTTCTGGGAAGCTATTCTTTATCTCGGAGTCGAGGTATGCCTGGGCTAGCTTCTTATTGTGCATGGCCTATTCAGACAGAGCAGCTAGCACTTGTCTTTCGAAGGGGAATTTGCGTGATTATTGTTCGCACTCTTCGATGCCTTCGATATAGGTGGAGACGAGGTCGTAGAGAGAGTTGACTCGCTGGTAGATTTGGCTGAAGGCGTAGTGATTGACGATGGGGAATTGTCTCAGCCAGAAGACCATCGTGAAGAAAATGGTGCTTTGCTCTTCGGAGATGAGGTAGTCCCAACTGTTCATCGGTTCGGCGGCCATATCGAGATCAAGATCAACGCACTATGTTAATTTTTTGATGGTCTAGTCGCTGCACTCATTGTTTTAGAACTTGCGCCAGAAGATTCCCTTCAGGGCGATGCCGAAACGATTTCTAATCTCGATCATTGAATTCGTATCCAATTCTTCATTATCGATGCGTTCCTCAAGCAAGCCTTGCTCCAGTGATTGCATGGGTATTTCTTCTCCTTCCGTTTCATTGGGTTTTGTTATATGGTGCTTCAGCTCGTTGATGCCTGAAAGCTATGCAACTTTATCCCAGTTGGAATTGCACAAGTATTTATCGCTTTTGGTGGTTTCCACCTTTTCCTATAATTATTTTTTGCAGATTTGCATGAACTTGTTGAAGAGTTTCACCTTCGTCTCGCTCTTCACGCAAAGGCCGAGCCAAATGATGAAGGAACTGCAGGTGGGAGCGTTGATCATCAACGTCAGAAAGGCACAGCCTGCCATGTTGAATATACTTATCGATCTGAATTTTTAGGGAAGGAAATCGTTGGCTGCGAGGATCAAAGTGAAAGCGATGCCTACAGCACCACGCAAGCCACCGTATGTCAAGGCGAGGACTTATATCCAGCGAAGACCGTATCctagttttttcagttttggcATGAAGACAGCAATGGAGAGGAATCGGGCACAGCACATGCAGACGTAGAGGGCACAGAGCATGAGAATCTCCTTCACTCCAATCAAGTCGATCAGTTTGGGATTGTTGAGGGATCGTTGGCCGACGATGACACCGCCAAGGATGAAGATGATTGTTTCCGCCACAAACACATAGACTTTCCAAATGTGGTGCACTCTTTCCCTGGCTTAGGAGGTGAACTTGGTCCTTCCGAATGCAGCCATGTACAATCCCATAGAGACTAGGGCCATGATGCCGCTGACGTGGATGCCCAGGTGGACGTACTCAGCTGTGAAGTAGAGGAGGTAGCAGCCGACGAGGGTGATGTTGTAGCACAGCAGAGGATCGTTCTTGAACAATTTGATGAGTTAAGTTGCCACGATTCCAAACAGCACTCCCAGGACCACTGCTCCTCCGGTTAGCTCCACGAACAAAAGCGAAATGCTTCCGATTCCCATACTGCCTCCTCTGCAGAGCTCCAAACTGATCGTGAACAGGATCATGCAGGTACCGTCATTCAGCAAACTTTATCCCTCGATCAAAGAGCTGAACTTCTTCGGCGCGCCTGCTTATTTCAGCAGAGCCAACACTGCCACTGTGTCCGTGCAGGAAAGGACCGATCCGAACATGAATGCCTGGATATAGGTATAGTATGAGTCGTCGTAGCCGATGATTCCCTTGATGGAGAGCATGATGATGAAGGCACTGACGAGGACTGAAGGGAAGGCTAAAATGAAGATTTGCACTGCTTGTTTCCTGAAGACGTACCAATCGGAGTTGAAGGAGCTCTCGAAGATGAGCGGCGGCAGGAAGATCAAGAGGATGCCGCGGGGGTCTATTCCTGAGGTTGCCTATATCGAGTCTCCGATGATGCCTAAGCTTTCGGAGAATTTTCCCATGAGGATGCTAACGACGAAGAGGGTGGGCGTGAAGGGGACGAACTTCCATATCTTTTGCAAGCTTTTGATGACGATGGCGACGGTCagagagaagaacaagaacagcAGGACCAAGGCGTCCTGGGTCATGTACCCCTTTATCATcaattcaatataaaaaatatcagaaaatggTTTCATAATCCCAACAATGCCGCCACCTGCCACCCCATGCCCAATGCCTCCCCAAAGGCTCTTGGAAAAGTGTAGATTAATCAAGAGTCCTCGAAGCATACTCTCTTGCCCTTTACCACCATCATCTCCTTTTCTTTGATGTCCGGCCTATACTCTAAGATAGCTAAAGCAATACTTTTGATCTTGTCGATGACTCGACTTTAGCTGAACTTTTTACCGATCTGGTAGATGTAGGAAGGAGGCTTAAGGTCCTATTCGAAGCGATTCCTCAGGATGTATTCGAAATATCGTTCGCCGTATATTTAGACCAATGGTCGATTGTAGTTAATCTCATTGAGGAGGGCAGCCTTGTCCTGGTACTCTTTTCTTTGCTCTGCAGCCCACTAATCCCTGTGGACTGTAGATTTGAAGCTGGTGGGTTTTGACGATGCGGGTCTAAAGACGCTTTCGGATTTGCCTGTGGCCTTGAATGTGGAATCCCTGTAATGGGACTTGACTGAGATGGAGTGAGGCATATAGGTGACATGCGATTTGAAGGTTTCTTCTGGTAGAGAAGAACGCAGGGGATGGGTGATTTCGCTGATGGGTTTattgaagatggcatcttggtTCTCGCGATCGTCGTTGTCAGGTTTTTCCTTCCGGAAGCGGTTGTTGTTGAAGTTGGAGGAGATGTTGCGCTGGGTTGAATCTTTATTGCTTCGTTTGGAGTGCCTGCGATTCTCGTTCAATCTTTCCCGGCCTGcctgttccattttcttgaagAGATCCATTCCTCCGACTGGTCTTTCGATGGTTTGTTCCAGGGCGTTGGGTCTTGAGGGCTGGTGTGTTTCTCGGAAGATATTGATATTGAAATCATCTTCTTCGTGGGTGGTTTCGCGGCCCTCCTCCTGTTTCTTGATGAGTTGGTAGGTGCGTTAGTGGCGAGCCTCTCGCGATTTGAGGTGGGTGCGGGTGGGGAAGAAGGATTATGATGTTTTCATCTGCGATTATTATACTATAGCTAGCAACAGCCAAATAAACTTCTATGGACTGGAAGGAAAGCATTTTTCGGAATAAGTGGCAGTTACCGAAGGAAAAGCCAATGGGAAAAAGGATAtcagaaatggaaaaatgggCTATTGGAAAATTAATGAGAGAAATGCGGTTTCACTATTCTATCTGATAGCATTTTCTCagagaaaataatgaagaaattttgatgaaagttgtatttttacatatttttcataagTATATGACCAATTAACTCCTCACAAATTCTTCTATTTTTCAACTTTATCCCCGGAGACTCCACTTTGCTCCTTGATTTTCGCCCTAATTTTCGAGTTCCATCCAAATCGCTCTTTACTTTACGTGAACTGATGAGGCGACCTATATTTGCATGCCATTTTCAGAGAGATATTCAATACATGAATTTACTGAACTCTAAATCATCCAAATAAAACCATCCAGGCAGAATGCAAATAAACTGCCATATCCATTTCCACAATACCCCTATGACCTATCCTTATTCCTTTCCCCCATTTGATTGCCCCCCAATAGTCCTTCTTCTCCATTTTTCTAGATCTGTAACTGTAGAACTATAGATAAGATATGTCCGGTGACCAGcatataatttttattgatgCAGAACTCGTTCATCTACCCTTCCAACAACTTTGGCAACCATAACAATACCAACTTCTACTTCTATAGTCGGTATGTGACCCAGGGCAACAACTGGAGCAGCTACGGCCTCCACCAGGTCGAACTCAGAAATGACTCAGACTCCAACTTGGAAGTCGTCGGATGGAAAATGAAAGAGGGAAGAGTTGAGGAGGACTTCAAGACCAACGTCGTCAGACCTGGACTCTTCTACACCGCCAGGTTGGTCCCCAACTCATGGGGCACCTACAAGTCAATTGTCGGGGCTTTGGTGGTGAAGGTTCAAGGAACCAACCAGTTCTACACTCTCGCCTTCGAGGATCCCTTCCACGACTACGTGAACAAGGGCTACAAGGGCCACATCGAGGAGGGTGATAACGCCGACCGCGCCATCAGCAACTTGAAGGACCACAATCCCAAGACCCAGCCCTGGGGAAAGTACGAATTCGCTGAGTTCGACGGCAGGGGAAAGACCATCCTCACCATCAACAACTTGCCCACCCAGAACCAAGGAAGGACCTACAGATGATCCATGCCTATCCTTTAAACATCTATATCCGTATCATGAATGGAGAAGAGAATCTTATGAAAGATCAATATAAATCATCTTAATTTTTGCTTCCTTAGCAGTGAGAGAATGTCTGCGAAACGCAGCagattgaattttttaaatcttcGGTAGATGAGGGTGAGATCTCTATTGCGGTAAAAGGTGAACAGCTTCTCATTGATAAAATAGACCAAATTTTCAATCGATATGTGTCCATTGCCCTGAATGTCTATCTACTATTATACGAATCTTTAGGTTTGGAGTTGTGTTATGTCATACCTTTGAGCTACGTTCTTCTTCCAGTAGTTCTACGAGGAAAGGTAGGCGTTGACTAGGTCTTGAATTGAGTATTCTTGGTAAGTTGACGAAAAAGTGCATTACTACTCTGAGGAGAGGGAGAAAATGGCTTTGATTCCGAGCTATCCCAGCTCGTAGCCGGCGTTTCTCATATGCTATGCGAGCAAGTCCCACTTGTTGCTGTTTTAGTAGGAGTTAAACCATTACTTAATGGTCAGGAATGCCTCGTCCAGCATAATTTGGTTATTCAAGCTAAATAAAAGCCTGTCCAACTATCCTTTATAGTTGCAGGGTGGTTATCGCTACATTGATTCGTCGTTGGTCGGCATTCCTGTTTCTATTTTCATCTTCTTATGAGCGTGTTTCAATATTTTGGGAACAGAAACCTCACGATTCTTGGTCACAGTATATAGCTGatcttattttgaaattgtGAACAGGATAGAGCAAGAAGCTGTGTTCTATAGAAGTTCGCTGTTCCTGCAAAGCGATCTGAAGACTTCACTGCGTAGCTCTTGAGAGGCTGCGAGTATATTGCTGATATCGCTATTTTAAGTAAGGAAGGGAAGGCTGCTCTTTGTTTTGGTGTGCGTGCTCAGATCCTTGGATCGGTTATAAACTGAGaatgaattttaatttgttatttcGGATTTGGAGCTGTGCAAACTGAGTCTGTGTTGATGTTTTATCGATAGTTGCTCTTGGGAAGAGGAGGGAAACGATGGATATACCTAAGATCTCATCTATTATGGCTTGGATGATTTGTCTTGGATATAGTTCTGATTGATATGTGTGATTTTATGATTGATTTGGTGGATGGTCTTTGAGATGGAGTTGACAACTTTCGCTTTTTTGTGGAGTAGGGTGGTGTTGTGGAATAAGGAGCTGAGTTTGGGTGGTTGTTTGGATGTGAGGACATTGGTCATAAGTATATTAAATTAATACTAATAATTATTAACAACTTCCCAAATAACTTGCATTTTCTTCTGCTCGGCGGCCCATCCCAAAATAACACTTTTTCATATATCCTTTACGATTGGACAGCTAGCCTTATATGATAATTATGTGGCCAATGTAATCTAAtgaattataatttttatattgaatgagAGTATTAGTGCTCGTCTTCTGTCTTTTGCTTGCCTTTGCACATCCAAATCACAGTGAAAACTAACGCAGCCTGCAGCAGGAATCAGCATAGCACTAGTAGCAGGGTATTGGTTTGTAAGGGAAGGAAAAAGCAAGCTCCAACCATCTCCTCTAGAAAAATAATGGAAGTAATATGGAGATTGCATAATAACGTGACAATTACGATATACGAACGAAGGCAACCATTGTGTTGGTTGTGGgaattttagcttttttaaTTACCAAAAAATGGtgccaaaataaaaacaaaatgaatagcacttaagaaaattacaaaaaacataaaactaattaaaaagaACAACAGAAGGAAGAAGCGGATATCAGTCAGTAATGCccaataattttaaaattcgaCATCTaaacaataaaatcaaaatacttGATTGACAACTTCGGTCTGAGGGGTTCCAAGTTGAGCGAGACTTGTGCGCAGGCCATCATAGTCGTGCAGTGAGTATCAGGCCGGGTGGGCGGCCACTTTGATcttattttaacaaattttcttataaaCTATTTATAAATCACACCCATACTCTCTCACACATCATAATAATTCAGCTTGCCCACGTATCCCTGCCGTGAGGAAGGGGTGCGCTCCTTGAAGATTAGCTTTGATTTTGGAGTTTGCTTCGCCTCGGGACTTTCCTACTCGTTGTCCTTTCCCATCTTGCTTGCGGTCGAGAGGGCCTTCATTTCCTTGTTGGTGGTCTTGGCGGGGGTGAATTTTTCGAAGAGGGCCTTGCGTTCGTCCTCGAGGAGGTGGGCGAGGGGGGTGGAGGGGTGAGGGTCCTGGGAAGGCCTTGGTTTGGGTGCGCGGAAATGTATCTTGCTGCTGAAGCGCTGGTTGATGGTCCTGCGCAGGTTGAGCTCGATGGCGTTGAGGGACTTCAGGTCGAAGATGTAGGTTTGAGGCTAGGGGGAGGAGAACTGGTGGGTGAGGCCGTACATCAGGGGGATCCACTCGGAGGTATCAACTAATAATTGGCATGGGCACACGCTGCTCATATGGGAGGATCGACCAATCAATTTGCGAGAAATTGAGAGGGCCTATTTTTGCTGTATTTTTAATTGGATAAAAAAGGAATATTATATTTAAACGGCTAGTCTGGATGGGAAATGGAGATAGAGATGGGGAGGAAGGGATCACAGGACTGAATGGCGTGCGGGTATCTGGAATATTCTCTATCGTTTGGGAAactgtattttttatttttgttggtaGTACTCGCGGAGGTACTGATTGGCGGTGAGGTCGATCTGGGCAAGCTAGTGAAGTTGAAGGCTGAGTTTTTTGGCGGTGGTGTACTGCTTTCTACTCTTTTACAGGGATTCCAGTTGGGAATGGTTTCGCATTTTTATGCCCTTGCGGGACTGGAACGGCTTCTAGATTGGATTTTCCTGGATCGATGGCATCCTCAGCGGCTACTTTAGAGGACGGGACCATTTCAGACGCACCTTTCTCTTGTTGCGAGTCAGGTCGATACTCCGAAAGACATAACTGGGCGGAAGGTCAGGCTAGAGATCGTATTATTCTTCGAGATATTCGCTGGTTTTTTTAGGGGGTGTAGGTTCTTCCAATTTtcctctttctattttctctaATTTATTGACCCGCATTTCCTTTTCTTGCGTTGGTTTCTTTTATCCCTTTTCGAACTGTTTCAAATAGCTAAAGTATCGTTTGGGCGAGGGCGAGGCGTATTCTTCGTTTTCTTCCCACCCGCGATGGTCGATAAACCCTTTTTGGGCAATTTTATTGGATTATATCATATAATGAATGCATGTAAGCTGCACCATACCGATACAGAGGAATTAATATAAAGTAATGACGGATGGGTAGGACGgcatataaataattaaaataatcaCCTTAAACGCTACCCAGTATGGATATCTCCGCCCAGGTACTCACGGTTGTGGATGATCTTTGTCTTAGTCTTTTCCCTCAAATTGATGAAACTCACCATTGGATCATGCTTCTGGATCTCTATGATGCTCCTCTTGATCATCTCGGATTTGTCTGGAAGCGGAAGATGGCACTTCTTCTAGTATTGCTACAAGTATTCTCGGAATTAGTTTATTGCGTCCTCCTTGGTCACTGGATTTACTCGGTCGTAATCAGTGGTAAGGTATagtaatttttcattataatccATGCCTGAGGATTGCGGTTCCTCATAGTACCTCTTGCAGATCTGCAGAGGAAACAGCACGATGACGATGGAGATGCCAAGGGAGATCCAGTTGATGACCAGGTTGAACTTGATGGAGTAGGCTTGGAAGTTGATGAAATACAGTTGGCCGAGGCTGAAGGCCACGAGCGACAGTTTGAGGATGAAGGTGAGCATGGTATTGACGGAGCTGGAATGGAAATTGGGCTTTTTGAAGCGGTACAAAAGGCGGTACTTGTTGGTGAGGTACATGAGGGTGAGGCCGATGGGGGCGAAGATGGCGATGATGGGCTGCACAGTCATGAAGAAGGCGGTGATGAAGGAAGTCCGGATGATGTAGGAGTACTCGTAGCCGAGCTAAAACTAGTAGAAGGTAAAGATTTTGTTGAGCTATACTTGTCCCTTCAAATCGAACAGTCTCTTCTACGGACTTGAGTAGTATTTCTCTCTCAACTTGAGCAGCATGTTGAAGGGATCGATGAACCTTCCGATGGGCAGCAGCATGTTGATGAGGGCGATGAAGAAGACGTTGGTGGCTAGTCCATTATTGGCGTATATTTATTGGTTGTTGATATAGGTGAGCAGTATGGGCACCACCACGCTATTGAGGATCTGACTGGCAGCGATTTTGAGTCCGATGCTGGCCTCTTCTTCGGACTTTATGTACTCGTTCTCGTAGAGCGAGACCAGGATGATGATGAACTATATGATGTAGTTGATGGTGGTGATCACCACTGAGATTAGAATGGAGACGTAGTATTCGTTAGTGATGGAGTAGCTGGTCAGGATGATGTTGATGGTGAGGGAGACGCCGATGAGCACTAATGCCAGGCCGAAGATAAGGATCTTTCGTATGATTTTGACGTTTTCGTCAAAACCGATATTTTCCCATTTGATCTCATCGGGTTCTGGTGCTTTAGTGATTTCCACATTGGGTATGGGGAATAGCAACCGATCATCTCTTTCATCGGTGCAGATATCCCAGACCTTGCTTCTCTCTCTATTCAATTTCTCTATTGTTTCTCTTGCCTTGGAGTACCTGAGGGTGACGAAGATGGTATTGTTGTCTTCAAGGTCAACGTTTTGGATATCTGATTTGAGGTAGGTGTTGGTGATGAAATCATAGAAGTTTTCATAGATTTATGTTCGTTTTTATTATTAGAGTTAGAAGTATTGGCTGTGTCTTCGATGGGTGAGCCACTCGGTGAAGAGACTTCTCTTCTTGGTTAGGTTCTCCTCGTTCATCCTCTTGATCTACTCCTGTTGCGTGTGCTGTTTGAATAGGGGATAGCCCACATTGACCTTGACAACTTCGAAggagatcttggatttgatgattttttcatAATCTCGGAAGATTTCATTGACGTTCTTCAGGACCTCATCCTGGGAGTGGTTGATGATCTCCTTGGGGACGTTCTTGATCATGAGTGTGAATTCCGAAGCAGAGAGCCAGTCGTTTTTAAGTTACAGTTCCAATTTGCGTTCCTTGTAGTATTTATTGGCCATGATGATGCCCCAAATGAGGATGTATATAAATCCCAGGACCGACTGGATGGCCAGTTCGTTCTTGTAGACTTCGTTCATTTGCAATTTGGAGCCGAGACCGATGCTGAAAGTGGAATTGACTGGCGGGGAGGAAttatctataatgaatgatatCGTGCGTACTGCTGGCATTGGAGTTGGTGATCAGCGCGTACAGCGAGTACAGGAAGAAAccgatgaagaaaatgaagatgtggTACAGCAGACTCAGGAAATACAAACGCACGCCTACCCCCACCTTGATGTTGTCCAGGTTCGAAGCGTAGCTGATCTCAAATTGGTTCACTATGTTGCCGCAACAGGGACAGAGCTGCAGCTAGTTTGCGTCCTCCGTTAGAGAGAAAGTACGTTGTTGTTGAGCAATTCGATGAGTCTGCTTTGTTGGGTGAGTAGGTCGAAGTTGCCGAGGCGGTTGGCTTTTCTGTGTAATTCTGCCTCTTCGATGGTGGGGTAGGCGAGTATGTCGACCAGTATCTACCCCAGTTCGTACTTGTCGTTTTCGTCGTTGGGGTTGAGCTGGATGCCCAGTTATTAAAGAGCGAgattagtttttctttatcGCTACATTATAACTAACTAAAATTATAGAATATCGTCGCCCTTAAACGCAAGGAGGCCAGCCCAACCGGCAGCCAGGGACTGCAGGGGGAGCGCCCGTGGAGGAAACTTTTGCGGGTTTTGTCCGGGGGCAAGGGGGCTATTGTGAAGCTGGGGGATATTGGGCAAATGGAAATAAGATATTCTTCTACTGCATGAAATAcagtaattgaaaaaaaataaaaagatgctTTTGGAAAAGAGGGGAAATGATGAGATGAATTGATACCCATGAGgagaatgttgtgatttgttttTCATCGGTTTCAACATTGATTTTGCATATGGATTGGCTGTTTATTTCATCTTAATATTTTCATCTTGAATAGGTTGCCTCTTCAAGCTCTTATAAAAGTACACAATTAGGGATTGAATTAAATGATGATTAATACAATAGttaaatatatgcaaaatacaaatcctttcccctttttcaaaattcccaTATTCATTTTAAGCCCCAGTCCAAATCCCATCAAATAATCCCTATTGAG includes:
- the LOC116245191 gene encoding FK506-binding protein 4-like, which codes for MCICNRRFPDRESTLAHAWREHGITESRGFTYVVQSQDGYYKLRSTDQDHQGEMKPEPTEETKEEAKKLKANDQRRRGHSDILPACKRRELSSDNPPVLQIPSTEYVPFFNHFITEFLPNMAIQDDFRKWIKNNKAQVLTDKLRVLCPAKTIRTLQKEKEPKRMEQKGKKEPKRMEQKGKKEPERMEDRGKKEPERMEERGKKEPERMEERGKKEPERMEERGKKEPERMEERGKKEPERMEAQIKMIEKREKEPINMNHQEKVKMEPRKKTVVVEEEPRWDWMNWKKI